In Paenibacillus sp. 1781tsa1, one DNA window encodes the following:
- a CDS encoding glycoside hydrolase family 2 protein — protein MKTHSSSQDLSGQWKIQHFEVGEKRAMDVAAAALDDRFWIGAEVPGDVHAALIERSIIDPPYYGHNDAKSRWIEQKEWWYRTTFNLVRDAETEEHFELVFEGLDTFATVYVNGHEVGKTANMLMSHTFNVTSLVRSGWNAIAVKFDPLHLHHRDKETFDWSSYTKERPWLRKAAMNFGWDWGPRMVTVGIWGAVRLEKRTIAKLESVYARTESVSSELAVLRVTADVKSVLSFRSRQKREQALVTSCTIRLLDRNGHEVAGATELPVEGGKADTTLNVTSPQLWWTHDLGEPYLYTLEVTLYADGIEVDRYSEPYGLRTIELALHNERGEDAFTFILNGVKVYAKGANWIPADHLIGAIPDSRYRELVELSVEGHMNMLRVWAGGIYEKDVFYDECDRQGVLVWQDFAFANALFPDFNRDFMDNVRQEVENNVIRLRNRASLAIWCGNNEIDWLYDMKSASGDITSPFYGELIYHELIPEVLDRLDLSRPYWPSSPFGDSNDQDANDPDVGDRHNWQVWHGSVYPRKHGEPPLLDYSIEGVTFKNYKKDHALFSSEFGMHASANRYTLEKNMPAGQFYWGSPEMAYRNKDTNHQKGILLMEGYTGIPQNIEEYMNYSMLTQAEGLRYGIEHFRRINHRNSGALVWQLNDSWPGTSWSMIDYELLPKASFYYGKIFFHPVLLSLEHEPGEPLALWVVNDTQDVLKGQLRLNVYALNGEKIYSSSHAVEVTSQSTLCIAELTEVEVLQGRRAEEVMVELVSDGFAAPINRYFLRDPKDVSLPESQLSVHVNEEEQSVTVTASGAIARLVKLELPLGRVRFSDNYFDLLPGESRTVRLRHPEQSSLPLTEFRVSAMNGREG, from the coding sequence ATGAAGACCCATAGTTCAAGTCAGGATTTATCGGGACAATGGAAGATACAACATTTTGAAGTTGGAGAGAAGCGGGCAATGGATGTGGCAGCTGCTGCGCTGGATGACCGTTTCTGGATCGGGGCTGAAGTGCCTGGGGATGTACATGCTGCACTGATTGAGCGCAGTATCATTGATCCGCCCTATTACGGACATAATGATGCTAAAAGTCGCTGGATTGAGCAAAAGGAATGGTGGTACCGTACAACCTTCAATCTGGTGAGAGATGCGGAGACGGAAGAGCACTTTGAATTGGTGTTTGAAGGATTGGACACGTTTGCAACGGTGTATGTGAATGGCCATGAAGTTGGAAAAACGGCAAATATGCTTATGTCACATACATTTAATGTAACATCTCTGGTTCGCAGCGGCTGGAATGCGATTGCTGTCAAGTTTGATCCGCTTCACCTGCATCACCGGGACAAAGAAACCTTTGACTGGTCCTCGTATACGAAGGAACGGCCATGGTTGCGCAAAGCAGCAATGAACTTTGGCTGGGACTGGGGGCCACGCATGGTGACGGTGGGAATCTGGGGGGCTGTACGGCTGGAAAAACGAACAATAGCCAAGCTGGAAAGTGTGTATGCTCGAACGGAATCAGTCAGTTCAGAGCTTGCTGTATTACGCGTCACGGCAGATGTGAAGTCCGTCTTGTCTTTTCGCAGCAGACAGAAACGTGAGCAGGCTTTGGTTACGTCCTGTACTATTCGTCTGCTGGATCGCAACGGACACGAGGTGGCAGGAGCCACTGAACTGCCTGTAGAAGGTGGTAAGGCAGATACCACGTTGAACGTCACGTCACCTCAGTTATGGTGGACTCATGATCTGGGTGAGCCGTATCTGTATACGCTAGAGGTTACTTTATACGCAGATGGCATTGAGGTGGATCGTTACAGCGAGCCTTATGGGTTACGAACGATTGAGCTGGCTCTTCATAATGAACGGGGTGAAGATGCATTTACGTTTATTCTGAACGGAGTCAAAGTATATGCCAAGGGTGCCAACTGGATTCCGGCTGATCATCTGATTGGTGCCATCCCCGACTCCAGGTATCGTGAGCTTGTCGAGCTGTCGGTAGAAGGACATATGAACATGCTGCGCGTCTGGGCCGGTGGTATATATGAGAAGGATGTCTTCTACGATGAGTGTGATCGGCAAGGGGTGTTGGTGTGGCAGGATTTTGCATTTGCGAACGCATTGTTCCCGGATTTCAATCGTGATTTCATGGACAATGTACGGCAAGAGGTAGAAAACAATGTCATTCGCCTGCGTAACCGCGCCTCGCTTGCCATCTGGTGTGGCAATAACGAGATTGACTGGCTTTATGACATGAAGTCTGCAAGCGGGGATATTACCAGTCCGTTCTACGGCGAACTTATCTATCATGAGCTGATCCCTGAAGTGCTGGATCGCTTGGATCTGTCCCGTCCGTACTGGCCTTCTTCGCCGTTCGGGGATAGCAACGATCAGGACGCGAATGATCCCGATGTCGGGGATCGTCACAACTGGCAGGTATGGCATGGCTCGGTCTATCCAAGGAAGCATGGAGAGCCCCCGCTGCTGGACTATAGTATTGAAGGTGTGACGTTCAAAAATTACAAAAAGGATCATGCGCTTTTCAGCAGTGAATTTGGTATGCATGCCTCGGCCAATCGTTACACGCTGGAGAAAAATATGCCCGCAGGGCAGTTTTACTGGGGCAGTCCGGAGATGGCCTACCGTAACAAGGATACCAACCACCAAAAAGGCATTCTGCTGATGGAAGGTTACACAGGCATTCCGCAAAATATAGAAGAATACATGAACTATTCCATGCTGACTCAAGCAGAAGGATTGCGCTATGGAATAGAACATTTCCGACGTATTAATCACCGTAACAGCGGTGCGCTTGTGTGGCAATTGAATGACAGTTGGCCAGGAACAAGCTGGTCCATGATTGATTATGAACTGCTGCCGAAGGCATCCTTTTATTACGGGAAAATATTCTTTCATCCTGTCCTGTTGTCACTGGAGCATGAGCCGGGGGAGCCGCTTGCGTTGTGGGTTGTGAATGATACGCAGGACGTCTTGAAAGGCCAGCTGCGGCTCAATGTCTATGCATTGAATGGAGAGAAGATCTACTCCAGCTCACATGCTGTTGAAGTAACATCTCAATCCACATTGTGTATTGCCGAATTAACTGAAGTAGAGGTGTTACAGGGCAGACGTGCGGAGGAAGTAATGGTTGAGTTGGTATCCGATGGATTTGCGGCGCCGATCAATCGGTACTTCTTGCGCGATCCGAAGGATGTGTCCTTGCCGGAATCTCAATTGAGTGTACATGTGAATGAAGAGGAGCAATCTGTAACGGTTACTGCCAGTGGAGCAATTGCACGATTGGTGAAGTTGGAGCTCCCTCTTGGGCGTGTGCGATTCAGTGACAATTATTTTGATCTGCTCCCGGGCGAGAGCCGGACGGTAAGACTTCGTCATCCAGAGCAATCGTCTTTGCCACTGACGGAATTTCGGGTCAGTGCCATGAACGGCAGAGAAGGATAA
- a CDS encoding Na+/H+ antiporter, with translation MEIFIAVLVLLVLIGLSNILNRFVPFIPVPLIQIVLGVAIALLPAGVHLQLNPELFFVLFIAPLLYNDGKRTPRNELWNLRAPILLLALGLVFVTVVVAGYAIHWLIPTIPLPAAFALAAILSPTDAVAVGAMAGRVHLPKGIHRLLEGEALMNDASGLVAFKFAIAATVTGVFSLAQATFSFILIAIGGLLVGALLSFLLIRLGMWIRRLGMEDVTIHMLLQILTPFIIYLVSEEIGVSGILAVVAGGIIHAIERDRAESVQLKMQVVSASTWSVILFILNGLVFVILGVQVPDVLSTIFENVSFNNLQVLGYVGLISVLLLVLRFLWIYLFWQGNEWLPTKSSIGSPRFKDITIISLSGVRGAVTLAGAFSIPYVLQDGSPFPERDLIIFLAAGVILFSLIAASVFLPILAKDDGKSTEETPQKSERKAHDIMLNAAIRAVKSEMNDENKAAALAVVSDLSKYIRQAAGQLTADKRKDIQKQETAINLIATRAERKEIEAMLDENAIASDAAFKCDSWLDRKEMMLANRANTQMITSINEIGRVLGHLFTNRSQKPSQPFMLENAELFRQVKLRTSEAAIKAIRAHMNDGNRVVALSVIAKYERVIAKLRTWNQGKTEDPFNQEKLELQMVAIQEQRNTVQQLYENGEINRDVAAKLRRFINDVEATALKNT, from the coding sequence ATGGAAATATTTATAGCTGTACTTGTCTTACTGGTACTGATCGGTTTATCGAACATCCTGAACCGGTTTGTACCCTTTATACCTGTTCCGCTCATTCAAATCGTGCTTGGTGTAGCCATAGCTCTGCTTCCTGCCGGGGTACACTTGCAGTTGAATCCGGAATTGTTCTTTGTACTTTTCATCGCACCTTTGTTATACAACGATGGGAAGCGAACACCAAGGAATGAATTATGGAATCTGCGTGCACCTATACTTTTGCTTGCGCTGGGGCTTGTGTTCGTGACGGTGGTCGTGGCGGGATATGCCATTCATTGGCTGATTCCTACGATTCCGTTACCCGCGGCTTTTGCTCTTGCAGCCATATTGTCCCCGACAGATGCTGTGGCCGTTGGTGCCATGGCAGGGCGGGTACATTTGCCAAAAGGCATACATAGGCTCCTTGAAGGTGAAGCATTAATGAATGATGCATCCGGCTTGGTCGCCTTCAAATTCGCGATTGCAGCCACGGTTACAGGTGTGTTTTCCCTGGCGCAGGCAACCTTCAGTTTTATTCTGATTGCCATTGGCGGACTTCTCGTGGGGGCATTGTTATCTTTTCTGTTAATCAGGCTCGGGATGTGGATTCGCAGGCTAGGCATGGAAGATGTAACAATTCACATGCTGCTGCAAATACTGACGCCATTTATCATCTATCTGGTGAGTGAAGAAATTGGGGTATCAGGTATTCTTGCGGTAGTGGCAGGCGGTATTATCCACGCCATTGAGCGTGACCGCGCTGAATCGGTTCAGTTGAAAATGCAGGTGGTATCTGCGAGCACATGGTCAGTCATTTTATTTATACTAAATGGTCTGGTGTTTGTAATTCTGGGTGTACAGGTCCCGGATGTTTTGAGTACTATTTTCGAAAATGTTTCGTTTAATAATCTGCAGGTGCTGGGCTACGTGGGCTTGATCTCGGTGCTACTGCTAGTTCTGCGCTTTCTCTGGATCTATCTGTTCTGGCAAGGGAATGAATGGCTTCCTACCAAATCCTCTATTGGCAGTCCCAGATTCAAGGATATCACGATTATTTCCCTATCTGGGGTACGAGGGGCTGTGACATTGGCGGGTGCCTTCTCCATTCCTTATGTGCTTCAGGATGGTTCACCTTTCCCTGAACGGGATCTGATTATCTTCCTGGCAGCAGGGGTAATCCTCTTCTCCCTGATTGCGGCGAGTGTGTTTCTTCCCATTCTGGCCAAGGACGATGGGAAATCCACCGAAGAAACACCTCAGAAGTCCGAAAGAAAAGCACATGACATTATGCTGAATGCCGCAATACGGGCCGTCAAATCCGAAATGAATGATGAGAACAAAGCTGCAGCACTCGCGGTCGTCTCCGATCTGTCCAAATATATCAGGCAGGCCGCAGGTCAGCTTACCGCCGATAAACGCAAAGATATCCAGAAACAAGAAACGGCTATTAACCTGATTGCGACCCGTGCGGAGCGGAAAGAAATCGAAGCGATGCTGGATGAAAATGCTATTGCTTCCGATGCCGCCTTCAAATGTGACAGTTGGCTGGATCGCAAGGAAATGATGTTGGCCAATCGTGCAAACACTCAGATGATAACCTCAATCAACGAGATCGGGCGTGTGCTGGGTCATCTGTTCACCAATCGATCCCAGAAGCCGAGTCAACCCTTCATGCTTGAAAATGCAGAACTTTTCCGTCAGGTGAAGTTACGTACCTCTGAAGCCGCAATTAAGGCTATTCGTGCCCATATGAATGATGGGAATCGAGTCGTTGCTTTGTCGGTTATCGCCAAGTATGAGCGTGTAATTGCCAAGTTGCGAACCTGGAACCAAGGGAAAACAGAAGATCCGTTTAATCAGGAGAAGCTTGAGTTGCAGATGGTGGCGATTCAGGAACAACGCAATACAGTGCAACAATTGTATGAAAACGGTGAAATTAATCGTGATGTGGCTGCCAAGCTGCGCCGGTTTATCAATGACGTGGAAGCGACTGCGTTGAAAAACACTTAA
- a CDS encoding FAD-dependent monooxygenase has product MNQNSQSQLKTGVCIVGAGPGGALLSYLLNQKGISTMLIERQPHLHKSFRGELLNVDGEAILNKHGLYPLVKERGALLLEQIQYWENGQIIHTVSPGNGESHVGIHVPQDHLLEAIVSHAQQHSSNEQVLFNTIMTGMLRDKNGHIVGINIRQNGVPASIEASVIVGADGRYSAVRKHSGLTPEIRKHGYDLLWARIPAPIGWEPAVRMASMDGQQLALFSQFGGYVQIGWNIPEGAYSKLREQPIAPFVDKLVSAFPCLSDSVAANIQSWSDFVLLSVESSYCQSWAQDNVVLIGDAAHTMTPTGAFGLNAALEDADVLSELLVQMATNQFSSTSQLQELQTIRGAKVQQQLARQVEMESSFQQRYESFL; this is encoded by the coding sequence ATGAATCAGAATTCACAATCACAATTAAAAACGGGTGTTTGTATCGTCGGCGCTGGGCCAGGTGGTGCCTTACTTTCGTATTTACTGAATCAAAAAGGGATATCCACGATGCTCATAGAGCGGCAACCTCACCTGCACAAGTCGTTTCGCGGGGAGTTGCTCAATGTGGACGGCGAAGCAATTTTAAATAAACACGGCCTCTATCCCCTCGTCAAGGAACGTGGAGCGCTGCTCTTGGAGCAGATTCAATATTGGGAAAATGGTCAGATTATTCATACGGTATCCCCGGGCAATGGGGAATCTCATGTGGGTATTCATGTACCTCAAGATCATCTCCTGGAAGCCATCGTGTCGCACGCTCAGCAGCATAGTTCAAACGAACAAGTATTATTCAATACAATTATGACGGGTATGCTACGAGACAAGAACGGCCATATCGTTGGTATCAATATTCGGCAGAACGGCGTGCCCGCCTCCATCGAAGCATCTGTTATTGTCGGTGCTGATGGCAGATACTCTGCTGTACGCAAACATTCCGGTTTGACCCCCGAAATTCGCAAGCATGGGTATGACCTACTGTGGGCGCGTATTCCGGCACCGATAGGTTGGGAACCGGCTGTTCGAATGGCCAGCATGGATGGTCAACAGCTCGCACTGTTCTCACAGTTTGGCGGTTATGTTCAGATTGGATGGAACATCCCCGAAGGAGCATACTCCAAGCTGAGAGAACAGCCGATTGCTCCTTTTGTAGACAAACTTGTCTCCGCATTTCCTTGCCTGTCTGATTCTGTAGCTGCCAACATTCAGAGCTGGAGTGATTTTGTTCTGTTATCTGTCGAAAGCAGCTATTGCCAGTCGTGGGCACAAGACAATGTTGTACTCATCGGTGATGCCGCTCATACCATGACCCCAACCGGTGCGTTCGGACTTAATGCCGCGCTCGAAGATGCGGATGTGCTCTCCGAATTACTTGTTCAGATGGCTACAAATCAATTCAGTTCCACTTCACAACTTCAGGAACTTCAGACAATTCGCGGAGCGAAGGTTCAACAGCAACTTGCACGACAAGTGGAGATGGAATCTTCTTTTCAACAGCGGTATGAATCCTTTCTCTAA
- a CDS encoding MarR family winged helix-turn-helix transcriptional regulator translates to MSPDTERNSQLANVDQLLEAFFRYKNKVLDQQQKTETNCKLNPTKSHILGMILREKRCMAVDVARQLSLSSGATTIVLNQLETEGLIQRVRSEEDRRIVWLSLTDEGAQLAKTLNANRGRMTWELLQALSEEEQQQMFGMLKKIELKLLENMKSFEQIHR, encoded by the coding sequence ATGAGCCCGGATACGGAGCGAAACTCTCAATTGGCAAATGTAGATCAATTGTTGGAGGCCTTCTTCAGATATAAAAATAAAGTATTGGATCAGCAGCAGAAGACCGAAACCAACTGTAAACTGAATCCGACAAAAAGTCATATATTGGGCATGATTTTACGTGAAAAACGCTGTATGGCGGTTGATGTGGCCAGACAACTCAGCTTGTCTTCCGGCGCAACCACCATTGTACTGAATCAACTGGAGACAGAAGGGTTGATCCAGCGTGTGCGCAGTGAAGAAGATCGGAGAATTGTGTGGCTGTCCTTAACGGATGAAGGAGCGCAGCTTGCCAAGACGCTTAATGCGAATCGTGGCCGAATGACGTGGGAATTGTTGCAAGCACTTTCCGAAGAGGAGCAACAGCAGATGTTCGGCATGTTGAAGAAAATTGAACTGAAACTGCTGGAGAACATGAAGTCGTTTGAGCAGATCCACCGATAA
- a CDS encoding helix-turn-helix domain-containing protein: MRLLIVDDEVIIRTGLASVIAWHELGIELLQPAASAEEALTRMAEERPHILMTDIRMTGRSGLELAEEGLRLLPELEVIILSGYDDFSYAQQAIRQGVTDYLLKTSKPEEIIKTVLQAKQRITERWAEKSREGQLMRENRERLFAGWIIDGDTASGQFPSFLRSDAGIETGVNGLDDEQIRRQVIVLRAEGWDRSSDALLRFAVQNTLEDMLPGAIAHVEKQQIICVVSWPPVDLEYPFRLESALRRVEQLLKCTLRAAVGLPVRGYADLHESYRTASAAFRYRGLMDDKVWHYEHVQDRQGGKTVLTHEEETTLGSILLDNDSVRLTTWTRELVASFITEPEVTPESFSACLHSAVIAGHRWLTRTMRATGREEPARLEPWLPEPDAEAAELGDMLFHHLYGLMHVYHSRMGQGQAAHVQKAIGYIESSLAQDINLQQVAGHVHLHPGHLSELFKKEMGVTFGDFVTDMRIRRAMDMLAVSPAKVSEVAAISGYEDVKYFSRLFKKHTGKTPSEYREEALSFKSSGS, encoded by the coding sequence ATGAGACTATTAATTGTGGATGATGAAGTGATTATCCGTACAGGGCTTGCCAGCGTTATCGCTTGGCATGAACTCGGAATTGAACTTCTTCAACCGGCTGCCTCGGCAGAGGAGGCGTTAACACGCATGGCAGAGGAACGTCCGCATATCCTGATGACGGATATTCGGATGACAGGCAGATCAGGGTTGGAACTGGCAGAAGAGGGTCTGCGATTGTTACCTGAGCTGGAAGTCATTATTTTGTCCGGATACGATGACTTTTCTTATGCGCAGCAGGCGATACGCCAAGGTGTTACAGATTATCTGCTCAAAACAAGCAAGCCGGAAGAGATCATCAAGACCGTATTACAGGCCAAACAACGGATCACGGAACGTTGGGCAGAGAAGTCCAGAGAGGGACAGCTTATGCGGGAGAATCGGGAGCGGTTATTTGCCGGTTGGATCATTGACGGTGACACCGCTTCGGGCCAATTTCCTTCATTTCTGCGATCTGATGCTGGAATAGAGACAGGGGTTAATGGCCTTGATGATGAACAGATTCGCAGACAAGTCATTGTTCTTCGAGCAGAGGGTTGGGATCGATCCTCGGATGCGCTATTACGATTTGCGGTGCAGAATACCCTCGAGGATATGCTACCGGGTGCCATTGCACATGTAGAGAAACAGCAAATTATATGTGTAGTTTCATGGCCGCCTGTGGATCTGGAATATCCGTTCAGGCTGGAGAGTGCATTACGTCGGGTGGAGCAATTACTGAAGTGCACTCTGCGTGCAGCAGTAGGTCTGCCTGTGCGTGGATATGCAGATCTGCACGAAAGCTACCGAACTGCTTCAGCTGCTTTCCGATATCGAGGGTTGATGGATGATAAAGTATGGCACTATGAGCACGTTCAGGATCGCCAAGGTGGTAAAACTGTACTTACGCACGAAGAGGAGACCACACTTGGTTCAATATTGCTGGATAATGATTCAGTGAGGTTAACGACATGGACGCGAGAACTGGTGGCTAGTTTTATTACAGAACCGGAGGTCACGCCAGAATCGTTCAGTGCTTGTCTGCACTCTGCGGTCATTGCAGGTCATCGCTGGCTGACTCGCACAATGCGAGCCACAGGGCGTGAAGAACCCGCAAGGCTCGAGCCATGGTTGCCGGAACCGGATGCCGAAGCTGCGGAGCTCGGGGATATGCTGTTCCATCATCTGTATGGTCTGATGCATGTCTATCATAGCCGAATGGGTCAGGGACAGGCTGCCCATGTGCAAAAGGCTATTGGTTATATTGAATCATCACTGGCACAGGATATTAATCTACAGCAGGTAGCTGGACATGTTCATTTGCATCCGGGTCACCTCAGTGAACTGTTTAAAAAAGAAATGGGTGTGACCTTTGGAGATTTTGTCACCGATATGCGTATCCGAAGAGCGATGGATATGCTCGCGGTGTCTCCAGCGAAGGTCAGTGAAGTTGCTGCCATCAGCGGCTACGAAGACGTGAAATATTTTAGCAGGCTGTTCAAAAAACATACCGGCAAGACCCCGAGTGAATATCGTGAAGAGGCGTTGTCGTTCAAGTCTTCGGGAAGTTAG